DNA sequence from the Streptomyces tsukubensis genome:
CTGGGGAGCGGCGGACGCGCTGGCGGGCGGTTTCCCGGACCAGTGGGGAGGCCTGGTCGACGTACCGGCCGACCCCGGCGTACTGGACGAGCGGTTCCGGCGGCGGCTGGCGACCGTCCTGGGCGGCGGACCGGCGGGGTCCCCCCGGGAACGGCAGGTGGCGCTGCGGGCGTCCGGTGTCCATGTGCGCCGGGTGCGTGCCGTACCACGGCCGGTGGCCCGGGCCGAGCCTCCCGTGCCGGGTCCGGCGGCCGCGCTGGTCACCGGCGGGGCGGTCGGGCTCGCGGCGCACGCCGCGCGCCGGATGGTCGCCGAAGGCGTGACGGAGCTTCTGCTCGCCGACTGTGCGGATCCGGCCGGGCCCGAGGTGGCCGCGCTGGTGGCCGAGTTGTCCGCGGCGGGGGCCGGGGTGGTGCCCGGCGGGTACGACTCCGCCGATGCGGCCGCCATGGCCGGAGCGGTGGCGGGCCTTCCGGCCGGGCTGCCCCTGCGGGCCGTGGTCCATGCCCGGCGGGACGCGGGCGACGCGGCGTGCCGGGCCGCGCTGGTGGCGTACGGGATCGCGGCGGAGCGTGACGGGACGGCCTTCGTCGCGTTCACCTCGGCGGCCGGAGCGGTACCGGGCGGCGGGGACCGGGCGGCGGCGGAGACGGCGGCCTTCGTGCACTCCCTCGCCCTGTGGCGGCGTGCGTCCGGCGGAGCCGCGGGAGTGATCGCCTGGGGGGAGGGGCCGGAGGCCGGCGCGGAGTCCGCGTTCCAGGTGCGGCCCGGCCCGGCACTGGCCCTGCTGGGCGGGGTCCCGGTGTCGGACGGCGGGGTGCTGCTGCTGGCGGCCGTGCCCGCGGCGGACTCCGCCGAGTCCCCCGGAGCAGCCGACGGCTCGGGAGACTCGGGAGGCTCGGGGGGCTCAGGAGACGCGGGAGACGCGGAAGGCTCGGACCGTTCGGCGGTGTTCCGCGGCCGGTTCGCCGCCGCCGACGGGCCGGGCCGTGAGGCGCTGCTGATGGGGCTGGTCCGGGTGAACGCCGCCGACATCCTGGGGCTGAACCGCCCTGAGGACCTCGGTGTCGACGACGGCTTCATCGAGGCGGGCTTCTCCTCGTTCACCGCACTCGAACTGCGCGACCGGATCGGGACGGCCACGGGTCTGACGCTGTCGCCGAAGGCCGTCTACGACCACCCCACCCCCAGGGCCCTGGTGGGCGCCCTGCTCACGGCTGCCCTGTCGACGCTCGTCCGTGCCGGTACCGGCCGGGACGGAGACCCCGCAGCATCCGGAAGCCCGGAAGAGACCAGAGAAACCACAGAGACCACAGAACGCACAAAAAGCACAGAAAGGCAGCAATCGTGACCTCTCCTGTCATCGTCGTCGGTGCGGGCCCCACCGGCCTTACCCTCGCGGCCGAACTCCGGATCGCGGGAGTGCCCGTGGTGCTGCTGGAGCGCGACCCCGTCCCCCGGGGCGAGTCCCGGGGCATGGGCCTGCACGCCCGTACGGTGGAGGTGCTCCACCAGCGCGGTGCGGGACACCGCTTCCGTACCCCGGACACCCCGGTCTGGCCCCGGCTCCACTTCTCCCTGTTCTGGCTGGACCTGTCCGAGACCGGTGACGACGCCTACACCCTGGCGGTGCCCCAGTGGCGGACCGAACAGGTGCTGGAGGAGTGGGCCGTCGAACTCGGCACCGAGATCCGGCGCGGCCACGAAGTGATCGGCGTGGACCAGTCGGAGGAGGAGGTCACGGTCCGGGTGCGCGGCCCGGAGGGCGAATACGCGCTGGCGGGCGCCTATCTGGTGGGGGCCGACGGAGGACACAGCGCGGTACGGAAACTGACGGGCTTCGCGTTCCCCGGCACCGGCTCGTCCTTCTACGGCGTCCTGGGCGATCTGGCCGTACCGCCGGGTGGCACCGCGGACTACCGGGTGAACCTCTACCCCGGCGGGCTGTACGCGGAGGTTCCCCTGGAAGGCGGCACCAAACTGCGGCTGATGACGACCGAGTTCGACGTCGAACCCCCGCCCGCGGGCACCCCGGTGACGGACGACGAACTGAGGGCCGCCGTCAAACGGCTCACCGGCAGCGAGCGCGAGTTCGACACGACGCTGTGGCGGTCCCGGTTCGGCAATGCGACCCGGATCGCGGAGCAGTACCGCATCGGCCGGGTGTTCCTCGCCGGGGACGCCGCCCATGTGCACTATCCGATCGGCGGCCAGGGCCTGAACACCGGCGTCCAGGACGCGGTCAACCTGGGCTGGAAGCTGGCCGCCGCGGTCCGCGGCGACGCCCCCGACGGGCTGCTCGACTCGTACCACGACGAACGTCATCCGGTGGGCCGCCAGGTCTGCATGAACACCCAGGCGCAGATCGCGCTGATGCACCCGCTGGACTCGGTCGGTCCGCTGCGGGAGCTCTTCGGTGAACTGGCCGCACTGCCCGAGGTCAACCGCTACCTCCTGGAGATGGTCACCGGCACCGGATTCCGGTACGCCATGCCCTACGCGGACGGGTCCGCGCACGAGCTGCTGGGGCTGCGGGTGCCGGACCTCCCCCTGGTGACCGCGGACGGCGACGGTCCGGACGGGATCGCCGCCGCCCTGCACCCGGGGCGGGCGGTGCTGCTGCACCTCGACCCGGACACCGCTCCCCCGCCGACCGCGGGCTGGGGCGACCGGCTGCGTACCGTCGTCGCCCGGCCGGTGCCCGGGCTCGACGCCACCAGCCTGCTGATCCGCCCCGACGGCCATATCGCCCATGCCGGACACGACCCCCACGATCCCCTGCTCCGGACCGCGCTGACCACCTGGCTGGGCGAACCCGGTTCCCACGACGGTGCCGAAGGGCGGACGGCATGAGCCCGATCGACCCGGTGAGCCCGGTGAGCCCGGTGAACCTGCGAACGGCGTACGACGCCGATGTCGTCGTGGTGGGCGCCGGTCCGGCCGGTCTGCTGCTCGCCGCCGAACTGGCAGGGTCGGGGGTACGGGCCCTGGTGCTGGAGCGGGACGCCGAGGCCCGGGTCTCCCCGGGTGTGGCGCTGAACGGTTCCGTCGTGCTGACCCTGGAGCGGCTGGGTCTGATGGAGACGCTGCGCCGGGAGGCCGTACCCCTGCCGCGGGTGCACTTCGGACTGCTGTGGGTGGATCTGGACCGGGTACGGCCCCGGCCGCCGGATCCGGTGCTGCTGCCGCAGTCGAGGCTGGAGGCCGTGCTCGCGGAGCATGCGGCCGCGCGGGGAGCGGTCGTCCGCCGCGGCCACGAGGTGCTCGGGCTGGAGCAGGACGGCGAGGGCGTGGCGGTGGAGGTACGCGGCCCGGACGGGGAGCCTCAGGTCGTCCGCGCCCTGTTCCTGGTGGGGGCGGACGGTCCGGAGAGCGTGGTGCGGCGGGCCGCCGGGATCGGCGTCACCCGTACGGCTCCGACGGTTTCGGGGCTCGTCGCGGACGCGGAGGCCGATCCGGCGGCGCTGGCGCCCGAACACCTCGGGGCCGCGTTCTCGGCCGCCGGTCTGTACATGGGGGTGCCGGTCGGGCCCCGTAAGGTACGGCTGATGACCACCGAGTTCGGCAGGCGGGCCCCGGACGGGGCGCCGACGAGGGACGAACTGACCGCGGCAGTGGCCGCGCTGACCGGCTCGGAGCCGAAGGTGGAGGGCCTGTACCGGCCGCCGGTCCGCTACGACGACCGGACCGCTCTCGCCGACGCCTACCGCTCGGGCCGGGTGTTCCTCGCCGGGGACGCCGCGCATACGCACTATCCGCTGGGCGGGCTCGCGCTCGGCGCCGCGCTGGCGGACGCGGTGAGCCTGGGCGGGACGCTGGCCGCCGCGGTCCGGGGCGAAGCCTCCGAGGGGCTGCTCGACTCGTACCACGCGGAGCGGCATCCGGTGGGGCGGCGGATCATCACCGTGACCCGGGCCCAGTCGGCCCTGCTGCATCCGCTGGAGCGGGTCGGTCCGCTGCGGGAGCTCTTCGGTGAACTGCTCGGGCTGGGCAGCGCGAACGAGCACCTGGCCCGGGCCGTCAGCGGACTGGAGTCCCCCGGTCCCGGCGCCGGCTGATCCGGCACATAGCGACCGACGGCCTCTCCGCATCTTCGCGGAGAGGCCGTCGGCAC
Encoded proteins:
- a CDS encoding FAD-dependent monooxygenase, with the protein product MRKPGRDQRNHRDHRTHKKHRKAAIVTSPVIVVGAGPTGLTLAAELRIAGVPVVLLERDPVPRGESRGMGLHARTVEVLHQRGAGHRFRTPDTPVWPRLHFSLFWLDLSETGDDAYTLAVPQWRTEQVLEEWAVELGTEIRRGHEVIGVDQSEEEVTVRVRGPEGEYALAGAYLVGADGGHSAVRKLTGFAFPGTGSSFYGVLGDLAVPPGGTADYRVNLYPGGLYAEVPLEGGTKLRLMTTEFDVEPPPAGTPVTDDELRAAVKRLTGSEREFDTTLWRSRFGNATRIAEQYRIGRVFLAGDAAHVHYPIGGQGLNTGVQDAVNLGWKLAAAVRGDAPDGLLDSYHDERHPVGRQVCMNTQAQIALMHPLDSVGPLRELFGELAALPEVNRYLLEMVTGTGFRYAMPYADGSAHELLGLRVPDLPLVTADGDGPDGIAAALHPGRAVLLHLDPDTAPPPTAGWGDRLRTVVARPVPGLDATSLLIRPDGHIAHAGHDPHDPLLRTALTTWLGEPGSHDGAEGRTA
- a CDS encoding FAD-dependent monooxygenase; its protein translation is MSPIDPVSPVSPVNLRTAYDADVVVVGAGPAGLLLAAELAGSGVRALVLERDAEARVSPGVALNGSVVLTLERLGLMETLRREAVPLPRVHFGLLWVDLDRVRPRPPDPVLLPQSRLEAVLAEHAAARGAVVRRGHEVLGLEQDGEGVAVEVRGPDGEPQVVRALFLVGADGPESVVRRAAGIGVTRTAPTVSGLVADAEADPAALAPEHLGAAFSAAGLYMGVPVGPRKVRLMTTEFGRRAPDGAPTRDELTAAVAALTGSEPKVEGLYRPPVRYDDRTALADAYRSGRVFLAGDAAHTHYPLGGLALGAALADAVSLGGTLAAAVRGEASEGLLDSYHAERHPVGRRIITVTRAQSALLHPLERVGPLRELFGELLGLGSANEHLARAVSGLESPGPGAG